The following are encoded in a window of Chondrinema litorale genomic DNA:
- a CDS encoding esterase family protein, with protein MHKEYHKWFSQHLKRDMELMVYGHSGARVLFFPTRTARFYDYENWGVIGALREPIENGWLQVYCVDSIDQESFYCFWAHPSGRINRHLQYEKYIIDEVLPLSREKNNNYFMMSVGCSLGAYHAINIAFKYPQYFGKAVGMSGRYDLTCNMGVFADLLHGYRDEQVYLSMPSQYIPNLNDHQILNELRRMDIVFAIGQDDAFIDNNKHLSHHLWQKGIHHDFHVWEGEAHKARFWREMVQWYL; from the coding sequence ATGCACAAGGAATATCACAAGTGGTTTAGCCAACATTTAAAGCGAGATATGGAACTGATGGTTTATGGCCATTCAGGAGCTCGCGTACTTTTTTTCCCAACCCGAACGGCAAGGTTTTACGATTACGAAAACTGGGGAGTAATTGGCGCTTTAAGAGAACCTATTGAAAATGGATGGCTGCAAGTTTACTGTGTAGATAGCATCGATCAAGAAAGTTTTTATTGTTTTTGGGCGCATCCGAGTGGGAGAATTAATCGCCATTTGCAATACGAAAAATATATAATTGATGAAGTTTTACCGCTCTCTCGTGAGAAGAATAATAATTACTTTATGATGTCTGTCGGTTGTAGTTTGGGAGCTTATCATGCTATAAACATTGCCTTTAAATATCCACAGTATTTCGGGAAGGCAGTGGGAATGAGCGGCAGATACGATCTCACTTGCAACATGGGTGTTTTTGCAGATTTGCTACATGGTTATCGAGATGAACAAGTTTATTTGAGTATGCCGAGCCAGTATATTCCTAACCTAAACGATCACCAAATTTTAAATGAATTAAGGAGAATGGATATCGTTTTTGCTATTGGGCAAGATGATGCTTTTATAGATAACAATAAGCATTTGAGCCATCATTTATGGCAAAAAGGAATACATCACGATTTCCATGTTTGGGAGGGTGAAGCCCACAAAGCCAGATTCTGGCGCGAAATGGTGCAGTGGTATTTGTGA